One genomic segment of Chloroflexota bacterium includes these proteins:
- a CDS encoding sensor histidine kinase produces the protein MELRPIEPGLLRIFRYFTSIAMVYFAALVLYTAIQTGAGDTFPQIQSYLNFGINLILLGYLYWGWLQRKLRNYYLPLALIAATVVPIFSNLIYLAAPQEKAIDTIMRSWLLFPIMVVPLVLIAWQYRFRYVVAFILFATAVEYWVLLPRLAQINFDTLPILGAPMIRAFAFGTVGHIVTRLIDTQRIQRKQLLRANLRLSQHANTLEQLAISRERNRLARELHDTLAHTLSGLAVNLEAIKIVLGEASPEARQMLNHALKNTRTGLNDTRRALKDLRAKSIEDLGLNIAIRNLAHDAAARAGFSIHINIENQFPDLPPDTEQALYRIAQESLENIVKHAAAENVSVSLTFADNLLVLLIADDGRGGEFANLDLGEKHGLRGMRERAAGLGAALEVSSTPKEGTQIQVTLEIPDD, from the coding sequence ATGGAACTGCGCCCCATCGAACCCGGCCTATTGCGAATTTTCCGTTATTTCACCAGCATTGCGATGGTCTATTTTGCCGCCCTGGTGTTGTATACCGCCATCCAGACCGGCGCAGGCGATACCTTCCCCCAAATTCAATCCTATCTCAATTTTGGCATTAACCTGATCTTGCTGGGCTATCTCTATTGGGGCTGGCTGCAACGCAAACTCAGAAACTATTATCTCCCCCTGGCGTTGATCGCGGCCACCGTGGTGCCCATTTTCAGCAACCTGATCTATCTGGCGGCTCCGCAAGAAAAGGCCATCGACACCATTATGCGCAGTTGGCTGCTCTTCCCCATTATGGTCGTGCCACTGGTACTAATTGCCTGGCAGTACCGCTTTCGCTATGTGGTGGCATTTATTCTATTTGCTACCGCTGTGGAATATTGGGTGCTGCTGCCGCGCCTAGCCCAAATCAACTTCGATACGCTCCCTATCCTGGGCGCGCCGATGATTCGGGCCTTCGCTTTTGGCACCGTGGGGCATATTGTCACCCGGCTGATCGATACACAACGCATTCAGCGCAAACAATTGCTGCGCGCCAATCTTCGCTTAAGTCAGCACGCCAACACGCTGGAACAGCTCGCCATCAGCCGCGAACGCAATCGCCTAGCGCGCGAGTTGCACGACACCCTGGCGCACACCCTTAGCGGGTTGGCAGTTAATCTGGAAGCCATCAAAATTGTATTGGGCGAGGCCAGCCCCGAGGCACGCCAGATGCTCAATCACGCCCTAAAAAACACCCGCACCGGCCTCAACGACACCCGCCGCGCGCTCAAAGATTTGCGCGCCAAATCCATTGAAGATTTAGGGCTAAATATCGCTATTCGCAATCTGGCACACGATGCGGCTGCCCGCGCCGGGTTTTCCATCCATATCAACATCGAAAACCAGTTCCCCGATCTGCCGCCCGATACCGAACAAGCTCTGTACCGCATCGCGCAAGAATCGCTCGAGAATATCGTCAAACATGCCGCGGCTGAAAATGTATCGGTTTCGCTGACGTTCGCCGACAATCTTCTGGTACTATTGATTGCGGATGACGGCCGCGGAGGTGAGTTTGCAAATTTGGACCTGGGAGAGAAGCACGGTCTGAGAGGGATGCGCGAACGTGCGGCAGGGTTGGGTGCCGCGTTGGAGGTTAGCAGTACCCCCAAAGAGGGCACCCAAATTCAAGTCACCTTGGAGATTCCCGATGATTAG
- a CDS encoding class II aldolase/adducin family protein — protein MLLENLRTEIISMGKLLMADGLVHNGQGNLSVYDRANGYIAITPSAIPYAEREIEDICVVDLRGDLIEGRWQATSEMALHLVFYQQRSAVTAVVHTHAAFSTAFSIAGQAVLPMLLNESAMALGRPVPVAPYARPGTHELAQLTCDAAGDGNAVIMAHHGLVTVGSSLGDAYKATLAVEATAQALFYARGMGGVVQALDDDEVAALREMGQSYVPRTNP, from the coding sequence ATGCTGTTAGAGAACCTGCGCACGGAGATTATATCAATGGGGAAGCTGCTCATGGCTGATGGTCTGGTGCATAATGGTCAGGGCAACCTTAGCGTATATGACCGCGCCAATGGCTATATCGCCATCACGCCCAGCGCAATTCCCTATGCGGAACGCGAAATCGAAGATATTTGTGTGGTTGATTTGCGGGGCGATTTGATCGAAGGTCGCTGGCAGGCAACCAGTGAAATGGCCTTGCACCTTGTTTTCTATCAGCAGCGTAGCGCTGTGACGGCAGTTGTTCACACCCATGCGGCCTTCTCGACCGCCTTCAGCATCGCTGGGCAGGCTGTTTTGCCAATGCTGCTGAACGAATCGGCGATGGCATTGGGCAGGCCGGTTCCGGTTGCGCCCTATGCCAGGCCGGGGACGCATGAATTAGCGCAGCTGACTTGTGACGCTGCGGGGGATGGAAACGCGGTTATTATGGCGCATCATGGATTGGTGACAGTGGGCAGTTCTCTGGGGGATGCTTACAAAGCCACGCTGGCAGTGGAGGCCACCGCCCAGGCTTTATTCTACGCCCGCGGCATGGGTGGCGTGGTGCAGGCTTTGGACGATGACGAAGTTGCTGCATTGCGAGAGATGGGACAAAGCTACGTACCGCGCACCAACCCATAA
- a CDS encoding response regulator transcription factor gives MISVFICDDQHIVCEGLQTILRASPEIEVLGTAHDGSVALEMLEQIQPDVVLMDLKMPIMNGIIATRKIRQKYPEVRVLVLTTYDDDEWIFDAIRSGAAGYLLKDTPPENLIAAILGTAAGKTFLDPDIAGRITASYRQQAPASTTPSNLQFSPRELDILSLLAQGLSNADIAQQLYLSEGTVRNYTSEIFKKMGVSDRTQAAVLALRYGLVRGT, from the coding sequence ATGATTAGTGTATTCATCTGCGACGATCAGCACATCGTCTGTGAGGGGTTGCAAACCATCTTGCGTGCCAGCCCGGAGATTGAAGTGCTGGGCACAGCACACGATGGTTCGGTGGCGCTGGAGATGCTGGAGCAAATTCAGCCCGATGTCGTGCTGATGGATTTGAAGATGCCGATCATGAACGGGATTATCGCCACCCGCAAAATCCGTCAAAAATACCCCGAAGTTCGCGTGCTGGTATTAACCACCTACGATGACGACGAATGGATTTTTGATGCCATCCGTTCCGGCGCGGCGGGTTATCTACTCAAAGACACCCCACCCGAAAATTTGATTGCAGCCATCCTGGGCACGGCTGCAGGCAAAACATTTTTAGACCCCGATATTGCCGGACGAATTACCGCCAGCTACCGCCAACAAGCACCCGCCAGTACTACCCCATCCAATTTGCAATTTAGCCCGCGCGAGCTGGATATTCTCTCCCTTCTGGCGCAGGGCTTGTCCAATGCCGATATTGCCCAGCAACTCTATCTGAGCGAGGGCACAGTGCGCAACTATACTAGTGAAATTTTCAAGAAGATGGGAGTTTCAGACCGCACCCAGGCCGCGGTGCTGGCATTACGTTATGGGTTGGTGCGCGGTACGTAG